A region from the Acyrthosiphon pisum isolate AL4f chromosome A1, pea_aphid_22Mar2018_4r6ur, whole genome shotgun sequence genome encodes:
- the LOC115033548 gene encoding uncharacterized protein LOC115033548 codes for MNLQNLSHYFIFLNHLQELDKSLDKKKMLLLNNLKNNRVRITNFMLVTSLYNDFDFKSHFRLNRNSVEVLMCKVRPFYISVDKIGRPKIDFEKATLMTIWYMSNTETFR; via the exons ATGAATCTTCAAAACCTATCtcattactttatttttttaaaccatctTCAAGAGTTGGATAAGAGTttggataagaaaaaaatgttattattaaataatctaaaaaataatagagtCCGTATTACAAACTTCATGTTAGTTACAAGTTTGTACAATGACTTTGACTTTAAAAGTCATTTTAGACTTAACAGGAATTCAGTCGAG gtgTTAATGTGTAAAGTTAgaccattttatatttcagttgaTAAAATAGGAAGGCCTAAGATTGACTTTGAAAAGGCAACATTAATGACCATATGGTATATGAGTAATACTGAGACGTTTCGgtaa